One genomic region from Pseudochaenichthys georgianus chromosome 15, fPseGeo1.2, whole genome shotgun sequence encodes:
- the map3k4 gene encoding mitogen-activated protein kinase kinase kinase 4 isoform X3, translating to MEPPDRNKPSRPAKPVGDESRQISAVDDTWDSPSEEEEVMYGATPPYTSRQMKRMSGKHQRNIQQRTAGRSPNKVEVTPPVENPKPAVAVPPEEHSYKQGKKQRATQRSTERDHKKTFEGSFMLDPLSKPSPFSTLNMDPRKHYLSLGCSSCKLPVSMPHIVRTHRQTSRTDCPADRLKFFETLRLLLKLTSMSSKRKEKEQRGLENMAFMGHNNEVIWLELQAWHARRSTGDQDLFLFTARQAIPDIINEVQHFKVNYANLRGAQCLGSQNIHEDYQTVPDLVCGEEREPALAETNHCGVDPWGFNAFPSPAMNAAEPLSSGTDCRDHLQRQRLAFEQVKRVIELLESVEALYPSLQALQKDYEKYAARDFQGRVQALCLWLNITQDLNQKLRVMATVLGLHDLSRIGWPVFEIPSPRCSRGNEEEENEEDEENDSTATFTAESDGEDREAEDDEGLLGSVSEEELSPTLTPKFARLLSEEEFLPTATAGRAEMMAGGVFCPTAIYRPFVDKALKQMGLRKLILRLHKLMDRSLQRSRAALLQHTPALEFADFPDPMLYSDYLPELSRHESCSGPADPELGADQVSWEDLLDMDLPSFRPAFLVLCRVLLNVIHECLKLRLEQRPAGEPSLLSIKQLVRECKEVLKGGLLMKQYYQFMLRGVVTDAQGLQTNANIDEFEEDLHKMLEVYFDYMHSWIQMLQQLPQASHSLKNLLEEEWNFTKVITPYIRGGEAQSGKLFCDIAGMLLKSTGEFLDAGLQKSGNEFWECADDSTASDEIRRSVIETSRSLKELFHEARERASKALGFAKMLRKDLEVAAVFSITNGVTCLLDALKKGNYVKVQVPGLEELQVFVPCGLMDQRPLILQLLNAAAGKDCSTEPDEIAEDEAYLLMSKHGAGDSNTDSDWAQWDGELLKLVPQVETVDTLRAMKVDSMLLIVMQSAHLVAQRKAFQQTMEEVLTLSREQTSSQPLIASALEELKDEALQLCIKISTSIDRVEYMFTTEFEAEVEESESATLHQYYREAMIQGYNFAFEYHKEVVRLMSGEFRQRIGERYITFARKWMTYVLTKCESGRGTKPRWATQGFDFLQAIEPAFISALPEDDFLNLQALMNECIGHVIGKPHSPVTGLYIAPRNSPRPVKVPRCHSDPPNPNLFIPNAEGFRGSSYHENDRLSSVAAELHFKSLSRHSSPTEDREEPTYPKAEPNSAARRSWELRTFISQSKDTAARQSPMEAVRRSIRKFEDKRYSVMKQRNIIGQVCHTPKSYDNVMHVGLRKVTFKWQRGNKIGEGQYGKVYTCINVDTGELMAMKEIRFQPNDHKTIKETADELKIFEGIKHPNLVRYFGVELHREEMYIFMEYCDEGTLEEVSRLGLQEHVIRLYSKQTITAINVLHEHGIVHRDIKGANIFLTSSGLIKLGDFGCSVKLRNNTHTMPGEVNSTLGTAAYMAPEVITRAKGEGHGRAADIWSLGCVLIEMVTGKRPWHEYEHNFQIMYKVGMGHKPPIPEKLSTEGKDFLGHCLESEPKRRWTASMLLDHPFVKVCTDEE from the exons ATGGAGCCTCCGGATCGCAACAAGCCCAGCAG GCCGGCCAAACCAGTGGGAGATGAATCCAGACAGATCTCGGCGGTAGATGATACCTGGGATTCTCCCAGCGAGGAAGAGGAAGTTATGTACGGCGCAACGCCGCCTTATACCTCCCGCCAGATGAAACGCATGTCTGGCAAACATCAACGAAACATCCAGCAGAGGACTGCAGGTCGCTCTCCCAACAAGG TGGAAGTCACTCCACCCGTCGAGAATCCCAAGCCAGCAGTAGCTGTGCCCCCTGAGGAGCACAGCTACAAGCAGGGCAAGAAACAGAGGGCAACCCAGCGCTCCACAGAGAGGGATCACAAGAAGACTTTTGAAGGCTCCTTCATGCTGGATCCACTCTCAAAGCCAAGCCCTTTCAGCACCCTCAACATGGATCCCAGGAAGCATTACTTGAGCTTGGGCTGCAGCAGCTGCAAACTTCCTGTGTCTATGCCCCACATAGTCCGGACCCACCGTCAGACCTCCAGGACAGACTGTCCCGCCGACCGCCTCAAGTTCTTTGAAACTCTGCGGCTGCTTCTCAAGCTTACATCTATGTCCTCCAAGAGGAAGGAGAAGGAGCAAAGGGGCCTGGAGAACATGGCTTTCATGGGTCACAACAACGAGGTCATTTGGTTGGAGCTGCAGGCTTGGCATGCACGACGCTCCACCGGCGACCAAgacctttttcttttcactgcCCGCCAGGCCATACCGGACATCATCAATGAGGTGCAGCACTTTAAGGTAAACTATGCCAACCTTAGAGGGGCACAGTGTTTAGGGTCTCAAAATATTCATGAGGACTATCAGACTGTCCCAGATCTAGTCTGTGGAGAGGAGAGGGAGCCTGCCCTCGCAGAGACCAACCACTGTGGAGTAGACCCCTGGGGCTTTAACGCTTTCCCTTCACCTGCAATGAATGCAGCGGAGCCTCTGAGCTCCGGCACAGATTGCAGGGATCACCTCCAGCGCCAGCGGCTAGCGTTCGAGCAGGTCAAGCGTGTTATTGAGCTGCTGGAATCCGTGGAAGCTTTGTATCCCTCTTTGCAGGCCCTGCAGAAGGACTATGAGAAGTATGCAGCGCGAGACTTCCAGGGCAGGGTGCAGGCGCTCTGTCTGTGGCTCAATATCACCCAGGACCTCAACCAGAAGCTGCGCGTTATGGCCACTGTGCTCGGCCTCCATGATTTATCCCGTATCGGGTGGCCTGTCTTTGAGATTCCTTCACCTCGCTGCTCCCGGGgcaatgaagaagaggagaatgaggaggatgaggagaacGATTCGACAGCCACTTTTACAGCTGAAAGCGATGGAGAGGACAGGGAAGCTGAGGACGATGAGGGGCTTCTGGGAAGTGTATCAGAGGAGGAGTTGTCTCCCACCCTGACTCCTAAATTTGCCCGGTTGTTGTCAGAAGAGGAGTTTCTCCCAACTGCTACAGCAGGAAGGGCAGAAATGATGGCAGGAGGAGTATTCTGCCCTACAGCCATCTACAGGCCGTTTGTGGATAAAGCTCTGAAACAGATGGGACTGCGTAAACTGATCCTCAGACTGCACAAGCTGATGGACCGCTCTCTTCAGAGGTCCAGAGCGGCGCTGCTCCAGCACACGCCTGCACTGGAG TTTGCAGACTTCCCTGACCCCATGCTGTACAGTGACTACCTGCCGGAGCTGTCGCGCCATGAGTCCTGCAGCGGCCCGGCTGACCCAGAGCTCGGAGCCGACCAGGTGTCCTGGGAGGATCTGCTGGACATGGACCTCCCCTCCTTCCGGCCAGCGTTCCTCGTGCTGTGCAGGGTCCTTCTCAACGTCATTCATGAATGCCTTAAACTGCGACTGGAACAGAGGCCTGCTGGAGAGCCCTCACTGCTCAGCATCAAACAG TTGGTGCGTGAGTGTAAGGAGGTCCTTAAAGGTGGTCTTCTGATGAAGCAGTATTATCAGTTCATGCTGCGTGGCGTGGTGACTGATGCTCAGGGCTTGCAGACTAATGCCAATATTGATGAGTTTGAAGAGGACCTTCACAAGATGCTCGAG GTCTACTTTGACTACATGCACAGTTGGATCCAGATGTTGCAGCAGCTGCCTCAGGCCTCTCACAGCTTAAAGAACCTGTTGGAGGAGGAGTGGAACTTCACCAAGGTCATCACTCCTTACATCCGTGGAGGGGAGGCCCAGTCTGGGAAGCTTTTCTG TGATATTGCTGGGATGCTGCTTAAATCCACTGGAGAGTTCCTTGATGCCGGCCTACAAAAGAGTGGCAATGAATTCTGGGAATGTGCAGATGACAGCACCGCCTCAGATGAGATTAG GCGGTCCGTAATCGAGACCAGTCGGTCCCTCAAAGAGCTGTTCCACGAGGCCAGGGAGCGGGCGTCCAAGGCTCTGGGCTTTGCCAAAATGCTTCGCAAG GATTTAGAAGTTGCTGCAGTTTTCAGTATCACTAACGGGGTGACCTGTCTCCTGGATGCACTGAAGAAGGGAAACTATGTCAAG GTTCAGGTTCCAGgcttggaggagctgcaggttttTGTCCCCTGTGGCTTGATGGACCAGAGGCCTCTCATCCTGCAGCTTCTCAACGCCGCGGCTGGCAAAGACTGCTCCACAGAGCCCGATGAAATTGCAGAGGATGAGGCCTACCTGCTCATGAGTAAACACGGAGCCGGGGACTCGAATACCGACTCTGACTGGGCTCAGTGGGACGGAGAGCTGCTCAAACTGGTCCCCCAGGTGGAAACTGTAGACACACTAAGAGCCATGAAG GTGGATAGCATGCTCTTGATAGTGATGCAGTCAGCTCATCTGGTGGCCCAGCGAAAAGCCTTTCAGCAAACCATGGAGGAAGTGCTCACTCTTAGCCGAGAGCAAACATCGAGTCAGCCGCTCATCGCCAGTGCACTGGAGGAGCTCAAG GATGAGGCACTACAGCTTTGCATTAAGATCAGCACTTCCATCGACCGGGTGGAATACATGTTCACAACTGAGTTTGAGGCCGAGGTGGAGGAGTCGGAGTCGGCCACTCTGCATCAGTACTACAGGGAGGCCATGATACAGGGCTACAATTTTGCCTTTGAG TACCACAAGGAGGTGGTGCGTCTGATGTCAGGGGAGTTCAGGCAGAGGATCGGGGAACGCTACATTACTTTCGCCCGCAAATGGATGACCTATGTCCTGACCAAATGTGAGAGTGGCAGGGGCACCAAGCCCAG GTGGGCGACTCAGGGTTTTGATTTTCTTCAGGCTATCGAACCTGCCTTTATATCAGCATTGCCAGAGGATGACTTCCTG AATTTACAAGCTTTGATGAATGAATGTATTGGACATGTGATTGGAAAACCTCATAGCCCAGTCACCGGCCTGTACATTG ctcCCAGGAATAGTCCTCGTCCTGTAAAGGTCCCTCGCTGCCATAGTGACCCACCGAACCCCAATCTGTTTATCCCTAATGCTGAAGGTTTCAG GGGATCCAGTTACCACGAGAACGACCGTCTGTCATCGGTGGCAGCGGAGTTGCATTTCAAATCTCTGAGCCGCCACTCCAGCCCCACAGAGGACAGAGAAG AACCCACCTATCCTAAGGCAGAACCTAACAGCGCTGCTCGGCGAAGCTGGGAGCTCCGCACCTTTATCAGCCAGTCCAAAG ACACTGCCGCACGGCAAAGTCCCATGGAGGCCGTCCGTCGCTCAATCCGAAAGTTTGAGGACAAGCGCTACAGTGTGATGAAGCAGCGCAACATCATCGGCCAAGTGTGTCACACACCGAAGTCCTACGATAATGTCATGCACGTTGGGCTCAGGAAGGTGACGTTCAAGTGGCAGAGGGGCAACAAAATAG GTGAGGGCCAGTATGGGAAGGTGTACACCTGCATCAACGTGGACACCGGTGAACTGATGGCCATGAAGGAG ATCCGTTTCCAGCCAAACGATCACAAAACAATCAAGGAGACGGCAGATGAGCTGAAAATATTTGAAGGCATTAAACACCCAAACCTGGTGCGATACTTCGGAGTGGAGCTCCACCGG GAGGAGATGTACATCTTCATGGAGTACTGTGACGAGGGCACGCTGGAGGAAGTGTCCAGACTGGGGCTGCAGGAGCACGTAATCAGGCTCTACAGCAAACAGACCATCACAGCCATCAACGTGCTCCATGAACACGGCATCGTCCACCGGGACATCAAGG GAGCCAACATATTTTTGACATCGTCGGGCCTGATTAAGCTCGGTGACTTTGGCTGTTCCGTCAAGTTGAGGAACAACACTCACACCATGCCAGGGGAGGTGAACAGCACTCTGGGAACAGCAG CATACATGGCACCTGAGGTCATCACCAGAGCAAAGGGCGAAGGTCACGGTCGAGCAGCAGACATCTGGAGTTTGGGCTGCGTTCTCATTGAGATGGTGACTGGAAAG